The following proteins come from a genomic window of Megalobrama amblycephala isolate DHTTF-2021 linkage group LG1, ASM1881202v1, whole genome shotgun sequence:
- the LOC125264465 gene encoding gastrula zinc finger protein xLCGF3.1-like produces the protein MRIHTEEKPFTCDQCGKSFNRSSHLKRHMRIHTGEKSFTCDQCGKRFAYKDNFKAHMRIHTGERPFTCDQCGKRFAYKKSLEVHVRVHNREKPFTCDQCGKSFTQSSELKRHKRIHTGEKPHTCDQCGKKFTYKHTLEIHVRIHSREKPHVCHQCWKSFTQISHLTIHLRMHAGEKPFTCDQCRKSFTNKQQLDVHMRVHTGEKPFTCDQCGKSFSKKESLDIHTRVHTGEKPFTCTQCGKSFSYKESHKLHMRIHTGERPFTCDQCGKSYTHFAHLKDHMNLHTGKKPYTCDKCGKTFLWASNLKKHLRVHTKMKPHSCSVCGKSFSVLQSLQRHEKIHIREDFYSCETFKTAPEDPHWRKTLQVFTL, from the coding sequence atgagaattcacactgaagagaagccgttcacatgtgatcagtgtgggaagagcttcaaCCGATCATCACACCTTAAGagacacatgaggatccacactggagagaagtcgttcacatgtgatcagtgtgggaagagatTTGCATATAAAGACAATTTTAAAGCTCACATGAGAATCCACACCGGTGAgagaccgttcacatgtgatcaatgcgGGAAGAGATTCGCATACAAAAAAAGTCTTGAGGTTCATGTGAGAGTTCATAATagagagaagccattcacatgtgatcagtgcgggAAGAGCTTCACACAATCATCAGAGCTTAAGAGACACAAgaggatccacaccggagagaagccacacacatgtgatcaatgcgGAAAGAAattcacatacaaacacactctTGAAATACATGTGAGAATTCATAGTAGAGAGAAGCCACATGTATGCCATCAATGTTGGAAGAGTTTTACACAAATATCACACCTTACAATACACTTGAGAATGCAtgctggagagaagccgttcacatgtgatcagtgcagGAAGAGcttcacaaacaaacaacaacttgATGTTCatatgagagttcacactggagagaagcctttcacgtGTGACCAGTGCGGGAAGAGCTTttcaaagaaagaaagtctAGACATTCACAcgagagttcatactggagagaaaccgttcacatgcactcagtgtggaaagagtttctcatacaaagaaagtcataaacttcacatgaggatccacactggagaaagaccgttcacatgtgatcagtgcgggAAGAGCTACACGCACTTTGCACACCTCAAAGACCACATGAATCTCCACACCGGAAAGAAGCCGTACACATGTGATAAGTGCGGCAAAACATTTCTCTGGGCATCAAACCTGAAGAAACACCTGAGAGTTCATACGAAGatgaagccacattcatgttctgtatgtggaaagagtttttcagtGCTGCAGAGTTTACAGAGACATGAGAAAATACATATAAGAGAAGACTTTTATTCATGTGAAACATTTAAAACTGCAccagaggatccacactggagaaaaaccttacaagtgttcacactgtga